The following are encoded in a window of Bacteroidota bacterium genomic DNA:
- a CDS encoding acetate uptake transporter has translation MSDAARYEIKDTTGNPAPLGLLAFGMTTVLLNIHNAGFFELNSMILAMGIFYGGLAQIVAGIMEWKKNNTFGTTAFSSYGFFWLILVALIVMPKLGFAEATSKTGMICFLTSWGIFTLCLFVGTLKLSRALQVVFGSLTLLFFLLAIGDATDSASLKQFTGFEGIFCGLSAAYAGVAQVLNEVYGKVLLPLGPVKK, from the coding sequence ATGAGCGACGCCGCACGGTATGAAATAAAAGACACAACGGGCAACCCAGCCCCTCTTGGGCTGCTCGCCTTCGGCATGACGACGGTACTCCTCAACATCCATAATGCTGGATTCTTCGAATTGAATTCGATGATCCTGGCGATGGGGATCTTTTACGGCGGTCTTGCTCAAATTGTCGCTGGAATTATGGAATGGAAAAAGAACAACACCTTCGGCACGACCGCTTTTTCCTCGTACGGATTTTTCTGGCTTATCCTCGTCGCGCTGATCGTCATGCCGAAATTGGGATTTGCCGAAGCGACGTCAAAAACCGGCATGATCTGTTTTCTGACTTCGTGGGGGATCTTCACCCTGTGCCTTTTTGTAGGCACCCTGAAGCTCTCAAGAGCCTTGCAGGTGGTCTTCGGATCGTTGACCCTCCTCTTTTTCCTTCTTGCCATCGGCGACGCCACCGACAGCGCATCCCTGAAACAATTCACCGGTTTCGAAGGGATCTTTTGCGGACTGTCGGCAGCATATGCCGGAGTGGCACAGGTCTTAAATGAAGTTTATGGGAAGGTTCTCCTTCCTCTGGGACCTGTAAAGAAATAG
- a CDS encoding M61 family peptidase, with product MINPALIQTPLKLIRTSRISGYALACSAVFLFWYTSPRVFSQTERSVISLAVDATDAPRKILHSHESIAVHAGTVDLFYPKWIPGEHEPSGPVIDMAGLKITADGRTLSWRRDLEEMYEIHCTVPAGVGKIDVSFDFILPPQAEGFSSGASSTAQLLVLSWNQVIVYPLSASPGNITVDPTLTIPSGWKFISALTPKTQSNNSIVFAPVSLTMLIDSPLLTGAHLRRVDLTPSSGVPHFLNLLSDNEAALNIPPEQIKAYKHLVTETNALFASHHYEHYDFLYTLSDEVAHFGLEHHQCSDDRVAERTVIDEDLFRARAGLLPHEFVHSWNGKFRRPAGLATGNYSSPMKDDLLWVYEGLTEYLGAILTARSGLLTPGEFRDDLALVAAQMDNRPGRTWRPLQDANDEASLLYNARTDWDSWRRDVDFYDEGELIWLEADVQIRQLTGGAKSLDDFCKLFHGGANNGPEVKPYEFDEVVSTMNRVAPFDWRSFFETRLRSLDAHAPLNGIEKSGWKLVYRDTMNEMQKSIEESKKITDLRFSLGLSLEEDGTITDVIPGTPAYKAGLGPGMKLIAVNGRKYSKEIVRDALRLGTASSQPLELLAANGEFYRTYSTDYHGGERYPYLERESAVPEILSRIIAPATPK from the coding sequence ATGATTAACCCTGCCCTCATTCAGACTCCTCTGAAGTTGATTCGAACGTCCAGGATTTCCGGGTACGCTCTTGCTTGCTCGGCAGTCTTTCTTTTCTGGTACACATCGCCGCGCGTCTTCTCCCAGACCGAGCGTTCCGTCATATCGCTCGCCGTCGATGCAACCGACGCACCCCGCAAGATCTTGCACTCGCATGAATCGATCGCAGTTCACGCGGGGACCGTAGACCTGTTCTATCCAAAATGGATACCGGGAGAACATGAACCAAGCGGACCGGTCATCGATATGGCCGGCTTGAAAATCACTGCGGATGGAAGAACGCTTTCGTGGCGGAGGGATCTTGAAGAGATGTACGAAATACATTGCACCGTCCCTGCCGGAGTCGGTAAGATCGACGTGTCGTTTGACTTCATCCTGCCCCCGCAAGCCGAAGGGTTCTCCTCAGGGGCATCATCAACAGCACAGCTCCTCGTCCTTAGCTGGAACCAGGTGATCGTGTACCCGCTTTCGGCAAGCCCCGGTAACATCACCGTCGATCCGACATTGACAATTCCCTCAGGCTGGAAATTTATCTCTGCACTCACACCAAAGACTCAGTCGAATAATTCGATCGTGTTCGCGCCGGTTTCATTGACGATGCTGATCGACTCCCCTCTCTTAACGGGGGCCCATCTTCGCCGTGTCGACCTGACACCTTCGTCGGGGGTACCGCATTTTCTCAATCTACTTAGCGACAACGAGGCCGCGCTCAACATTCCCCCCGAACAGATCAAGGCCTACAAACATCTCGTAACGGAAACCAACGCTCTCTTTGCCTCCCACCACTATGAGCATTACGATTTTCTTTATACGCTCAGCGATGAGGTCGCGCACTTCGGGCTTGAGCATCATCAGTGCAGCGATGATCGAGTGGCGGAGCGAACGGTCATTGATGAAGATCTGTTCAGAGCCCGTGCCGGCCTGCTGCCGCATGAGTTCGTCCATTCATGGAACGGAAAGTTTCGCCGCCCCGCAGGACTCGCCACCGGCAACTACTCAAGCCCGATGAAGGACGATCTCCTCTGGGTATACGAAGGATTGACTGAATATTTGGGCGCGATATTGACGGCACGGTCCGGGCTTCTTACACCCGGGGAGTTTCGGGATGACTTGGCTCTTGTCGCGGCGCAAATGGATAACCGCCCCGGAAGGACATGGCGCCCGCTGCAGGACGCCAACGATGAGGCCTCGCTTCTGTATAACGCGCGGACCGATTGGGATTCGTGGCGACGGGACGTCGATTTTTATGATGAAGGAGAGCTTATCTGGCTGGAAGCGGATGTTCAGATCAGGCAGCTTACCGGCGGCGCAAAATCGCTCGACGATTTCTGCAAACTATTCCATGGCGGCGCCAATAATGGACCCGAGGTCAAGCCGTATGAGTTTGACGAGGTCGTGTCAACGATGAATAGAGTAGCGCCGTTCGATTGGAGGTCGTTCTTTGAGACCCGGCTCCGTTCTCTTGATGCCCATGCTCCATTGAACGGCATCGAGAAAAGCGGGTGGAAGCTGGTCTACCGCGATACGATGAACGAGATGCAAAAATCGATCGAGGAGAGCAAAAAAATCACGGACCTTCGCTTCTCTCTCGGCCTGTCTTTGGAAGAAGATGGAACGATCACCGACGTGATTCCGGGAACGCCCGCCTATAAAGCGGGGCTTGGCCCGGGGATGAAATTAATTGCGGTCAACGGCCGAAAATATTCAAAGGAGATCGTTCGCGACGCACTGAGACTCGGCACCGCCTCATCCCAGCCGCTTGAACTGCTTGCCGCAAACGGAGAGTTCTACAGAACGTATTCAACGGACTATCACGGGGGTGAACGGTATCCATATCTCGAACGGGAGTCAGCAGTCCCGGAAATTTTAAGCCGAATCATCGCTCCGGCAACGCCGAAGTGA
- a CDS encoding cohesin domain-containing protein codes for MVRTFRLASLLLLTVISLPQVKAQVGISTHDTSVVSGTKFALPVYVDSSLTGKGVTSYQLQISYNTYYMAFDTVIVSGSLTQTLGSADFNILSPGTLTLAAAGSTPLAGKGILVYLRFRLLNPGDVSVSFSGGTSSNFLNEGDPPVILSAGAIHIAPALTLQIYPAGALLAVGDQVQFNAYSGTGAYHWWLTNPAVASIDSSGLLTARHVGFTKVIARDDAGTIDTAGGSIEVRPFRLFIRDTSNTQGQTLNVPLCTTDLSGLNVTSGFFQVQFNPSIITPTGVIQGGTLLSSYPAPAFNLAAGGMANISFAGSTPLNGSGILLYLQCKVSKENSGYSIIAPANILFNEDLAGDSTSATFQAISLTSFTLSPATAKIIVGDTLRFTPFGGTPPYSWSTSDSTVATISAGGLLTALKSGTISVRAADIYGGNGSAFPIEIYAARVSLADTVAVIGDTVDVPVALSPVTPSMHVQSLQSTIAFDSSVVHLLGLISNGSITASWAYSTNVSGNQIAVAAAGSSSLTTAGILFKLRFVVPPYAALGAVSNLTIVQFLLNEGAPTVMLVNGSIRASSVGLPAPPSGLTAAAVSSGRIDLTWRDNATNETGYIVDRRTDTLSNWAAVANLSANTTSVSDYGVADGSKYYYSVYSVNFAGNSSMSNVASAVTPMQPPTNLTVQQLSGAVVGLTWQDNSSSENGYYIERKLGTAGVYAVIDSVPTNASTYSDTSGMPGNTYFYRVRGYNGFIRSGYSNEVNMTITGVKSSGTIPDRFDVLQNYPNPFNPATTITYQLPLNCFVTMKIYDMLGKEVQTLVNRHETAGIHTAVFFASSLPSGVYLCRMQAGNYVGIRKLILMK; via the coding sequence ATGGTTAGAACTTTTAGGTTGGCCTCCCTACTTCTGCTGACAGTGATCTCTCTGCCGCAGGTGAAGGCGCAAGTGGGGATAAGCACCCACGATACCAGCGTCGTGAGCGGGACGAAATTTGCGCTCCCCGTCTATGTCGATTCAAGCCTTACAGGCAAAGGTGTTACATCGTATCAGCTTCAAATCAGCTACAACACCTACTACATGGCATTCGATACGGTGATTGTAAGCGGCAGTTTGACTCAAACACTCGGATCGGCAGACTTTAACATCCTCTCTCCCGGCACGCTTACGCTTGCCGCCGCGGGTTCGACTCCGCTTGCGGGCAAAGGTATTCTGGTGTATCTCCGCTTCAGGCTCTTGAATCCAGGAGATGTCTCTGTTTCTTTTTCAGGAGGAACGTCAAGCAATTTTCTGAACGAAGGAGACCCTCCCGTCATCCTTAGCGCGGGAGCCATTCACATCGCTCCCGCTCTTACCCTCCAGATCTATCCCGCCGGCGCATTATTGGCCGTCGGCGATCAAGTGCAGTTCAATGCATACAGCGGGACGGGTGCCTATCATTGGTGGTTGACAAACCCTGCCGTTGCATCGATCGATTCCAGCGGCCTCCTGACCGCGCGTCATGTCGGGTTTACGAAAGTCATCGCAAGGGACGATGCCGGAACAATCGATACGGCCGGCGGTAGTATTGAGGTGCGGCCGTTCAGACTCTTTATCCGGGACACTTCGAACACACAGGGACAAACGCTGAACGTTCCCCTTTGCACGACGGACCTGTCGGGGTTGAATGTGACCTCCGGATTTTTCCAGGTCCAATTCAATCCGAGCATTATAACTCCGACCGGAGTGATTCAGGGGGGCACGCTCCTCTCATCGTATCCAGCCCCGGCTTTCAATCTCGCCGCGGGGGGCATGGCAAATATTTCGTTTGCCGGATCAACTCCGTTGAACGGAAGCGGAATTCTCCTTTATCTTCAGTGTAAAGTCTCAAAAGAGAATTCGGGCTATTCGATAATAGCTCCTGCAAACATCCTCTTCAACGAAGATTTGGCGGGAGATTCCACATCGGCTACTTTTCAGGCGATAAGTTTAACAAGCTTCACGCTGTCTCCAGCAACCGCAAAAATAATTGTGGGCGATACGCTGCGATTCACACCGTTCGGAGGGACTCCTCCATATTCGTGGTCCACATCCGACTCGACCGTTGCAACGATTAGCGCAGGCGGCCTGCTGACAGCGCTGAAAAGCGGGACAATCTCGGTGCGTGCGGCCGACATCTACGGCGGGAATGGCTCAGCATTTCCTATAGAGATCTACGCCGCCCGGGTCAGTCTTGCCGATACGGTGGCTGTTATCGGCGACACCGTTGATGTTCCGGTTGCTCTCTCGCCGGTGACCCCCTCCATGCATGTGCAGAGTTTACAATCGACCATCGCGTTCGATTCATCGGTCGTTCATCTTCTTGGCCTGATTTCGAACGGGTCGATCACAGCTTCATGGGCCTACAGTACCAACGTTTCCGGGAATCAAATCGCCGTGGCGGCTGCAGGTTCATCCAGTCTGACAACGGCAGGAATTTTGTTCAAACTGCGCTTTGTCGTCCCCCCCTACGCCGCTTTGGGGGCCGTTTCAAACTTGACAATCGTTCAATTCCTATTGAATGAAGGGGCGCCGACAGTAATGCTTGTGAACGGCAGCATTCGAGCTTCGTCAGTGGGGCTCCCTGCTCCCCCATCGGGGCTTACAGCCGCAGCGGTCAGCTCTGGAAGGATCGACCTCACCTGGCGCGACAACGCAACAAACGAGACCGGGTATATCGTCGATAGAAGGACCGACACGCTTTCAAATTGGGCAGCGGTGGCAAATCTCTCCGCAAATACCACCTCGGTGTCTGATTACGGAGTTGCGGACGGAAGCAAATATTACTATTCGGTCTACTCAGTGAATTTCGCCGGGAACTCCTCCATGTCAAATGTTGCCTCTGCCGTTACGCCGATGCAGCCCCCGACAAATCTGACCGTCCAGCAACTATCCGGCGCCGTCGTCGGCCTGACGTGGCAGGATAACTCAAGCTCAGAAAACGGATATTACATAGAAAGAAAACTCGGCACAGCCGGCGTTTATGCCGTCATCGATTCAGTTCCCACAAATGCATCGACGTATTCTGATACATCAGGGATGCCCGGGAACACATACTTTTATCGTGTTCGCGGATATAACGGATTTATCAGATCCGGGTATTCGAATGAAGTGAATATGACGATCACCGGCGTCAAATCGTCGGGTACAATTCCGGATAGATTCGATGTTCTGCAAAATTATCCGAACCCGTTCAATCCGGCAACGACAATAACGTATCAGCTTCCGCTCAACTGTTTTGTGACGATGAAGATCTACGACATGCTTGGAAAAGAGGTCCAGACGCTCGTCAATCGACATGAGACCGCCGGCATTCATACAGCCGTCTTCTTCGCTTCTTCATTGCCCAGCGGAGTCTATCTATGCCGGATGCAAGCGGGAAACTATGTTGGAATAAGAAAGCTTATACTTATGAAGTAA